The Archocentrus centrarchus isolate MPI-CPG fArcCen1 chromosome 5, fArcCen1, whole genome shotgun sequence genome contains the following window.
TCTGTAATCACAagataaaatatgacatttttgcacaaatcattttaaagataattttCTCACCAGGAGGGGGCATAGAGATATGGTAGTTATCCAGTTCCTGTGGCTCTCCATTGCCTCCTTCATTGGTAGCGATAACTCTTACCCAGTACATAGCCATTGACTTCATGCCTTTCACTGTATAGGAATTCATGGTTATTGCGTTCAGATTACAGCGATCCCATTCTGTGTTTTCTGCAAGCCTGATCTCGACAAAATATCCCTTTGCTTCATCTGCAACCCCCTCAATGTCCTTGGGTTTTGTCCAAGACAAGGAGATGGTTGTGTAGGTGGAATCTGTCACTTTGAAGTCACTGACTTTACCAGGAGGCTCTGTAAAATATGATTCAGAGACGGTCATTATTTTGTACACAGTGCTAAATACAGTCTAAAAATGGCAGCAGTATCAGTATCCACCTACTTTTAGGGTCTCTGGCAAACACGAATTCTGAGGGTGAACTGAATTCACCGGCTCCAGAGTTATTGATTGCAGACACACGGAATTCATACTCCATGCCCTCAACCACGTCTTTCACAGCAAACTCTTTTGCTGTATAGAAAAAATTTGAATTGCAGCAGTAAATCATTAAGACATCACTGTTGTGCTGTCAAGCTATTATaacataaacaaacagaaactctgTGTGAGTAAGTAACCTCTGATCATCTCATGGGGTGGATTGACAGGGCCCCATAGGTTGCTGCCCTTCTTGCGTTTCTCAAGGTTGTATCCCAGAATACtggttcctccagtgtcagcagGAGGAGCCCATGAGAGAGTGATACAGTCTTTGAAGGCACTGACAACCCTGGGTGCTGATGGAGGTCCAGGGTATGCTGTATACACAAAAGAATGagatttgtgctttttttttttattatttgtctaAAAAGGTTTGTAAATaggattttatttgcttttgagGAATTTACCTTGAGAATGATACAAAAGCTCAATTCAAATCACAACTTTGCTAAATTAGAAACATTAGTGGGCAgttgaaattaaaagaaaatcctgTATTCTCTTCAGTTATTGAGccagtttaaattaaaattcttATAATACTAGGAGGTACAGCAGCAAAATGTACCCAGTCATTCTCTAGAAATGTTGTTAATGACTTGTGCATGACTTTTTGTTCTCAGAGTTCTGTTTTTAATTCTACAAAGACTTATTGAATAGGGgaaaatgaaaagcatttgCTAGCTAGTAGCGAGGTCATTAGATTTATTGCCATAAAAATAAGTTtgcaaagtttatttaaaagaagtATTTAATTATCTCGTTCCTATTTTTGTGGAGCTTGTCATACAATTAGAAGAGTCACTTATCTTAATGATGAACCACAGCTTAAAAAGAAATCAAGTACcccattttttttcaatattttattattacctTATTTTTCTGTAAGACTTAGCTTTTAATGTTGATGACCAGGACTTCAGTGACTACAGTGGTATTTTAACAAGACACCAGTTTAATAATTTTGATCTTAGTTCACCTTTTGTACCAGCTTGAATGTCTTCTGTTTCCATCAGCTCACTGATGCCCATTTCAGTCTCCACTCTGAGGCGATAGCAGTACCTTCTGCCATGGTCTACATCCGTGTCCCTGTATTTGGCCTCAGGTCCAATTGGCCCCACCTTCTTCCAGGTGTTACGGCCAATTTGTTGTCGTTCAAGGATATAGTTTAATATCTTGCAGCCACCACTATCTTTTGGGGGTCTCCACTTAATTTCAATTGCAGAGGCGGTGGCTTCAACAATCTCCAGAGGTCCCATTGGAGGAGTGGGTTTATCTATTTGAAAACAAAGTATCACACAGAATATTAAGTGCATTAAATGCCtaattaacacatttatttcacatttatttatgctaaaatttgtttgatataTATGAAATGTACATACCCAGTACAAGAAGCTGGCTTAAGGCCTCAACAGTGCCAAACTCATTTTTGAGTTTGATCTTGATTTCACCACTATCTTTGCGCTGCAGCTTCAATAGAAGCAGACGGCTAGACCCCTCTGAATGCTCTATCTTGATGTTGCCTTCCTCTGAAAGCTCTTCACCCTCACGGTACCACTGAATTTTAATAGGTTCCCGTCCAATGAAAGGCAAGTTGAATGTAgctttgtgtccttttttcACAGTGACAGGCGTTTTAAATGCTTCCAGTTCTTCAGCATTAAATCGTGGCGGATCTAGAATGAGtaataaaagacacaaacacacatttcaagCACTGCTATGCTTTCTAGTTATGTAGTACTAGTTATTGTGCACTATtcttaaaaattaattttcatCATGACCTGAAGGCACTCTTTAATGAATGATGCAAACCCTGTGAGCAAGGAAATGGTTATTGCAAGGCTGTTGTTTGTACCTTCAACAACAATGTCAGCTTCTGTCTTCCGCCCGTCTgcttcaaatttatattttcctgCAAATTCCTCTGTGACTTTATGAATTTTCAGCCTGTGGAAAGTTCCATCCTTTGAAATAGTTATACCCTCAGATGATTTAATCTggaataaattttaaaaaagcacattactgcaaaacagcaaacacaaataaaGTAACATCTGTAGCTAGAAATGTGATATATGTAATCTTTGAATGGACCACTCAAAGTTCTTTAGGCTACAAACCTACATCTGACCATACATTCATACGGTTCTTAATGCTATAATAATATCTCCCTCTAatccatggccaatttagaatcaccaattaacttaacatGCATGTATTTGAACGGTGGgatgaagccagagtacccagaagAAACCCATGCAGGCGTGGGGCTTTATTGCTGCACAAACATCTAAGCCTATGTGCAAAATATTGAACACATTTAAGACCACGGGCTTACCTCTTCTCCATCTTTGTACCATATTCCCACACAGTCTTCTCTGCTCACTTTACAttccagctctgctgcttctccaatAATGGCTTTGCAGTCAGAAAGCCCAGCATGAAAGTGAACTCCTGGGTCTGAAGATTTATCCAACATCAAGTTAGTAATTATAAATAACTCACAGCTTAACATCACTTTAACTGTAAATTTACAATTGTAGAGATTTGAAGATCTTCATCCATGTATACAAGAATGCATTTGTGCACATACTTACCTCACTTTTGAAAAATCAACAGTTTGCGTCTTGTTTCTAGAATATTGTTGgtaggtattttattttttactcataaaaaaataccttttttatgatgaaaaatgtcagatttgTAGAGACTGTTTAATCCAAGTTGGTAGGGGATGAAAGAAgagtgcatttttttattttacacttcATGAAGATGTCTTTCTTCTTTAATGCGCAGCTTATATGGCATCAGTCTTCATCAGTTCACGCCAGATCTTGGCACAGGCTAAGAATGTTTTCACAGAGTCATTCATTTGCCTGTGTTCTCTTAATTAGTCTTGGAGAAAGAAAGATTTACTTTTAAGATATAGTATGTCCCACTTGGGATTGGCCTTGGCCTTCTTGGTCATTGAAAGAGTATATCATTTTGGCTGTCTGGTGTAAATTCAGTCTTaagtgaaatgtgaaaatgacagTCATCCTCCAAGGTCAGTCAAACGTATCGTCCGTCTTCCAGTTACGTAAGAGTGCAACTACACAAAGTATTTCAGTTATAGGTGAATGTGATCAGTTCTACAGTTGCTTATTGAAGTAATTATCTCCAAAGCACTGATTCATCCtgaattaatatttaaagaGAAAAGCAAGAATGttaacacagatgcacacagagCACGGATGCATCAAAGCatcacacatgcgcgcacacacaagcatagcctttaaatacataaaagacACAGGTAGACATAAATAAACACGAAATTGTCTGCAGCTATTCAACCTGTAggtcaaataaatatatacagtaagCAGTGCTGTActtttaatctaaaaaaaatatgactatAGTATGTTCTTGTTAATTTCATTGTGCTGGGAACATAGGGAAAATTAAGAGTGCATCCTATACACAAAAACATGAGCACATCAGATTTGACTGACATTTCCTCAGTGCAAGCTCAAGGTTAAAGCCACTCTTGTTGATCTGTGATCATTCTAAGAGGTCATTTATCCAATTAGACATGATACGTCCTCCTCTTCTCAATGGTCACACACTTCTGTTAACCCCCAAGCCACTGGAAAAGTCATCAGCTCATCATATGACTTTCACTAAGAGTGCTTCCCATGCAGCAGTTAAAGCAATGCCTGTAATCTTACCACTAACTGTCTCCTCGAACAGTCAGCCTTGCTGTGCACAGCCTGAATGTTTGCCAGCCGCTGTTGGTtcccactgtgtgcgtgtgcaccCTCACCATTTTCAGGAGATTCATCACTGCTTGCTGATGATCCGGTGCCATTATCACCATTGGTGTCACTTGCGtctgtttttttgctttgcagttTTAAGGGATATCATCATAAATACCATCAATCCAATGTTTCACATTTGCTGTTGGATATGCCTTACAAATAACATTGATAATATtagtaataataaagaaatatttgcatagagaatgaaaacaaacagcaagaACAGCATTAACAAACATGAACTTAAAAGCGTTACAACAGAATGGTGGAAAAGGTGATATCTAACATGGATCATGCAGGTATTACTTGGTAtatgtgataaataaataaataatacaaccAGAGGCAATAATATAAaagtaaatataattttaaaggtGCTGatctgttggggttttttttgtttatttgttttttgtttttaatgtgtaaaaGCTTTTGGGATTTGTTTTGTAAAACTACCATAAAATATGTTAATCACATTTTCCATTTACCTTTTACATAGAAAACTTAAAATGATTCAAACACACTACAAACATGAAAGCACACATAGtacatataaaacacaaatatagaCAAAAGagaatgtaaaatgtaaaaagacaTACATGGTAGTTTCCAAGACAagacaggaaaacaaagaaaagcaacatttcTGTTCTAATTTATTAACTATTCATTAGCAGGTAGCTAGCAAGTTAGTACAATCTTTTGAACCTGCATATAACCTAATGATGACTCTACTCTGTGTAATCAGTTTGATATGATATTGATAATATccaaagaaaatatacaaatgTTCAATTGCTATTAATATTTACAGTGtaaatttaaagaaacaaaaaagccaAGATTTCTCTATGAATGATTTGTATTGTACTATACAACCTAATAGGcttaaaggaaaataaaaaccaaagttCAGAAGGTCTTTTTTCATTAAGTATTGCTACATGTAGTACAGCATTGATAGCTTACCTATTACTGTATCTGGAACAAGTGGACCAGCTCTCACACGCTTCCTGCGCTTCCCTCCTTtacctcctccttttcctccttctcctccttctccttcttctcctccttctcctctttctccctctcctccctctccttcatatccttctccctctccctcaAAGTCTTCATCAGAATATTCAGATGAATCATATTCATCTTCTTCCTCAAAATCTTCTCCTTCACTGCCACCGACTCCTGCTCCAGCTCCGCCTTTAGCTCCACCTTTCCTCATGGCTGCTTCCTGTCCGCCGGCACTGGCACCACCATCAACCGCAATGCCTGCACCCCCTGCACCTCCTACACCAGCAGCACCAATACCACTGGCACTACCAGCACCTCCAATCCCATCTGCAACTGCAGCAGCACCACCTGCACCGCCAGCGCCACTGACACCAATACCACCGGCGCCAGCAGCACCACCGGCGCCAGCAGCACCACCAGCACCGCTGGCACCAACAATACCAACAGCTCCGCCCGCACCATCGGCACCTCCAGCACCACTTGTCCCATCCGCAGCAGAAGCACCCTGTGCACCAGCACCTCCAATGCCGCCTTCAGCGGAGGCTGTCCCACTTGCtccttttttcttacttttcctCAGAGCTCCATCCTTGCCAGCTGCTGCCCTTTTTGCTCTTGCAGCAGCCTTAGCCTTAGCTCTGGCCTCAGCAGCGGCCTTTTTAGCTGCTTCTTCGTCCTTTTGGGTTGCTGCTCCAGCAGCCTCTTTCTCTGCTTGGGCTTTCTTGGCAAGTTCCAATTTTTCTTCTAATTCTTTCTGATATTTTTCTTGCTGTTCCTTAGCTATTCTCATCAGCTCTTCTTCGTTGCCACCTCCAGCCATGGTTGTTTTGCGACCTGCCTTCTTGCCCTTACTGGCCGGATCTTTGTCAGCTATGGAAGACATGTCAAGTGTATTTGTAATTTTCAGCTAATTTATAAAATTTTGGATttagcagtttttaaatgttagGGTAGAATAATTGGAATtctgtgtaattaaaaaaataaggattcaaaaagaaatacaaaacatatacatataattTTCTCACCTTCAACTATAAGCCAGGCATTGCAAGATTTGATTCCTGCCACAGCAGCATAGATGCCGGCATCCAAAGGCATACAGTCTCGCACAATCAGTTTGTGGATAAGCTTATCTTCAGATAcaataatttcatgtttttcaccATTTGACAACAGAGCGCTTTTGCCATACCACTTGATCTCAGTCATTGGTGCAGTTAGGACACATTGAAAGAGGGCATCCTCTCGTTCCTCTGCCTTGACCTCTTGTATTTTGACAGCAAAGTCAACTTGAGGAActgaaaattttttaaaaacacacaaatgagtCAGAGACAAACTATTAAAATGCACTCAGTCCATTTTCTAAACTGCTTATGTTGCTCATGAACGATTAGAGCTGGCCATCTCAGTGACTGAATTGCATGATTAAATTTCAATCAAAAGTAGAAAAGACTTTTACAACTACATTGTTTAAGTAAACATAAAAGAAGCTGAAATTTCTTAAACCTTATCTCATCTTAATACTTGATTAAACACAGACCTTTAAAATCAGTGGAGAATACGTTGACACCCTCAACATCCACTGAATAGAGCCCGGCATCTTCTGTGCCTAGCCTTTTAATTGTGAATATGTATTTTTTGCCAACTTGTTTCAAACTGTGTTTCAGCTCTTCACCCTCTTCTTTGGAAAATGGAACCATGACACCATCCTGCAGAATTTAAAGACATGTTAATATTTTGATAATAGAtttaaaaagaaggaagaaaacagAGGGGTAAATGTAACAATTAATTTATTACCTTGTACAGGTAAATTTTGCTGCTAGGATCCTTGAGGTCCATATCCAACTCAATTGTTGCATAATCATCTTCTTTGACCTCAATAGGCTTTAAACTGCTGATTTGTGTGATAAACTATGACAaaggtgaaggtgaaaataatgatCAGGTGACTGCATAAACCacagcaaatataaagaaaacaaaacagacctgagtgaataaaaacagttttcttgGAGAcacttgtaaataaataaaacaaagccaGTTTGCTGTACCTCTGCAATCTCCTCTTCTCgttcttttttcatttcattaagtTTCTTCAGCATGCCTCGGAAGTCTGTGATACCATATTCAGTACAGATCCGCTCATAGTCTTTCTTGTCTGCACTGAGAAGAATTTCCCAAACCTTCTCCTCTGGCTCCATTGGCTTTTCCTCACGTGTTCCATCCGGATTACTGTATTGACAGGCAGCATTAAGGTCCACACACCAGTATATTTTAGCTGAAACAGTGCACTCATGTTGTCAGAGATTCGCTGTAGGATTCATAGCCATAAAGAATACAAAAAGTAAGAATTCAATAAAAGTTCAAAATCTACAAAATAACTCACCgtttttttagttgttttctgAAGTCTACTGTTTCTGGGGAGCCATAAAGAAAACCACTCAAAACACAGTTCTGTCAttgaatatataaaaaacatataatagggggaaaacaaaaacaatataatGTCTTTGTAAGTTGCTGAACTCTCAATTAGTGTATTCATTATTGTGGTGCATATTGCCGCTGTGCAACATGAACAACAATCCCAGAATCCTTCAGGGTTCAGGATGTTCCCTTAATTTCTCACTCATCTCTGTCAGTTTTGTCTTTGACAGTAGGATCGAATTAACTGTACCCCTTTTAACTTTGATAGAAAGTTCATTGATTAAAGTGTAAGGTGTGTTTATGGGTAATTGAGGAGAGTGTCCAGTTGTATTTGATTGCCTATTTGATCCCTTTTACCAAAGGAAGCTGTAGTAACTAACTCACAACATAGCCTTGTAACAGCAGGTTTCTGGTGCCTGAGGTTAATATTTTTCAATTACTTTAAAATAAGAGCCACTGATGTGTTAAGTGTCAGTGCACAGTGACCCTGTGCTGATGTGACCGATGCACCATGACAGGCAGATTTTTTCCAAATAATTACAATCATTGAATAAAATGTCAGCttgcaataaaaatatattggcAAGTGTTGTAGTAAATATGGGTAGATTTGAAGAAAACCCATCAGCCTCCATTTATTTCATCTTAGAGCTGGTTGCCCAGTTCCCCAAATGTCTTATAAAAATCTAGAGATGTAGTTTTAATTGCATTTCATTTAATTACATTCCTTGTTTGCTTGTCATGCTTATGGA
Protein-coding sequences here:
- the LOC115780399 gene encoding immunoglobulin-like and fibronectin type III domain-containing protein 1; this translates as MWKKSKVTDQTATGQAGIKKKSKVPGVMITQFMEELPEGMTTPDFTRKPIALTIQEGKFAFFKAKVVGTPTPTVTWSRANGEILFHPAVCMQKYDEATEEHTLEFPKVSPEDADTYKCYATNEYGRAICTVVLNVIEVGFSKTKELQKAQGEETVDFRKQLKKRNPDGTREEKPMEPEEKVWEILLSADKKDYERICTEYGITDFRGMLKKLNEMKKEREEEIAEFITQISSLKPIEVKEDDYATIELDMDLKDPSSKIYLYKDGVMVPFSKEEGEELKHSLKQVGKKYIFTIKRLGTEDAGLYSVDVEGVNVFSTDFKVPQVDFAVKIQEVKAEEREDALFQCVLTAPMTEIKWYGKSALLSNGEKHEIIVSEDKLIHKLIVRDCMPLDAGIYAAVAGIKSCNAWLIVEDPGVHFHAGLSDCKAIIGEAAELECKVSREDCVGIWYKDGEEIKSSEGITISKDGTFHRLKIHKVTEEFAGKYKFEADGRKTEADIVVEDPPRFNAEELEAFKTPVTVKKGHKATFNLPFIGREPIKIQWYREGEELSEEGNIKIEHSEGSSRLLLLKLQRKDSGEIKIKLKNEFGTVEALSQLLVLDKPTPPMGPLEIVEATASAIEIKWRPPKDSGGCKILNYILERQQIGRNTWKKVGPIGPEAKYRDTDVDHGRRYCYRLRVETEMGISELMETEDIQAGTKAYPGPPSAPRVVSAFKDCITLSWAPPADTGGTSILGYNLEKRKKGSNLWGPVNPPHEMIRAKEFAVKDVVEGMEYEFRVSAINNSGAGEFSSPSEFVFARDPKKPPGKVSDFKVTDSTYTTISLSWTKPKDIEGVADEAKGYFVEIRLAENTEWDRCNLNAITMNSYTVKGMKSMAMYWVRVIATNEGGNGEPQELDNYHISMPPPVRPRFTDAKIKSFMVVRAGNSARFNINFEASPWPEVIWLKDGVPVSKKVTISNAEGTSQLLIPSAERSDTGIYTIIVKNVVGQETFSIEIRVTDEPKPPGPVELDENVTGTVTISWTQSPDEKRDDRLHYMVTKRDSSKRTWNTIGDRIFNNRFTACNIMPGREYQFRVYAKNDMGSSKPSESPKWLIPAKKEKFTVRMPESKPCNLQCPPKFIVSLKMHTAPEGYECYMTCAIKGDPTPHVTWLRDNVSLNTNTNYLISNTCGVCSLLILRVGSKDTGEYKVVAENSLGRAESSTKLTVRE